A single window of Watersipora subatra chromosome 9, tzWatSuba1.1, whole genome shotgun sequence DNA harbors:
- the LOC137403634 gene encoding charged multivesicular body protein 2b-B-like encodes MPLFGKEPTVKEQLRNQDRALKKVDRDLARDRNGLERQEKLIEQQIKQAAKRGDKQTCTILAKQLVNMRKTKTKSVATGARVQAIGNQSKVMNSNMKMAEAMGTTSKTMQQMNKIMDPQKMAAQMDEFTKQSMKMGMTEDMVNDTLDEMLDESGDEEEQDAIVTQVLDEIGIDITGKLAQAPSAYKGSIGAEAAASKTDDDLERQLNALKNM; translated from the exons ATGCCGCTGTTTGGCAAGGAACCGACTGTTAAAG AGCAATTGAGAAATCAAGACCGAGCCCTTAAAAAGGTTGATAGAGATTTGGCTCGAGACCGGAATGGATTGGAAAGGCAAGAGAAATTAATT GAACAGCAGATTAAACAAGCTGCTAAGAGAGGTGACAAACAGACATGCACCATTCTAGCCAAGCAACTGGTGAACATGCGAAAAACAAAAACCAAGTCAGTAGCAACAGGCGCTCGTGTACAGGCTATCGGCAACCAAAGTAAAGTAATGAACTCTAACATGAAAATGGCTGAAGCCATGGGCACCACATCAAAA ACGATGCAACAGATGAACAAGATAATGGACCCACAAAAGATGGCAGCACAAATGGATGAGTTCACGAAACAGAGTATGAAAATGGGCATGACAGAGGATATGG TAAATGACACTCTTGATGAGATGCTTGATGAATCCGGTGATGAAGAGGAACAGGATGCCATTGTTACACAAGTCCTTGATGAAATTGGCATCGACATTACTGGGAAG TTGGCCCAGGCTCCATCAGCCTACAAAGGATCAATCGGAGCAGAGGCAGCCGCTAGTAAAACTGACGACGACTTGGAAAGACAGTTGAATGCATTAAAGAACATGTGA